A region of Sparus aurata chromosome 8, fSpaAur1.1, whole genome shotgun sequence DNA encodes the following proteins:
- the hyal6 gene encoding hyaluronoglucosaminidase 6 — translation MVLMELRLLVLALWVGIGVKPRVRGDQMKPARAPLIPHRPFVVVWNAPTESCRLRFKVDLDLSVFDIVANLNETLSGPNVTIFYHSHLGHYPYYSNSGIPINGGLPQNQSISKHLSKARADIDKLIPHKDFRGLGVIDWENWRPQWVRNWGSKDIYRNKSKEQIRKLHPNWPESKVEKEAKERFERAGQTFMNLTLALAEVRRPDGLWGFYLFPDCYNYGYKQHPQRYTGECPNVEHVRNDHLMWLWKESTALYPSIYLDYELKSSTNTVKFVHYRVKEAMRIASIARPDSTLPVFVYSRPFYAYTFVVLSESDLVHTIGESAALGVSGVVLWGSSEYARSQRNCLTVKKYIDGSLGHYVINVTSAAKLCSKALCKKNGRCVRKSLDSGAYLHLNPRFFHIRRNSAPRGPRFHVSGHLNNHDILDMKHKFTCQCYQGWTGVYCEMPQDPPRPPPPPLQPAIPLPRPRENSLLGDILLLLSLHFSCLCIIMFLGLCLIIKCLIL, via the exons ATGGTGCTGATGGAGCTCCGTCTCCTGGTACTGGCCTTGTGGGTTGGCATTGGAGTAAAGCCCCGAGTCCGGGGTGACCAGATGAAGCCGGCCCGGGCACCTCTGATCCCTCATCGGCCTTTTGTTGTAGTGTGGAACGCTCCGACTGAGTCCTGCCGCCTTCGATTCAAGGTGGACCTGGACCTCAGCGTGTTCGACATTGTAGCAAACCTTAACGAAACCCTAAGTGGACCAAACGTCACCATATTCTACCACAGCCACCTGGGACACTACCCATACTACTCCAATTCCGGGATCCCGATCAATGGTGGACTGCCACAGAACCAGAGCATTTCCAAACACCTGAGCAAGGCTCGGGCCGACATCGATAAGCTTATCCCCCACAAGGACTTTCGGGGCTTGGGTGTCATCGACTGGGAGAACTGGAGGCCTCAGTGGGTCAGAAACTGGGGCTCTAAGGACATCTACCGCAACAAGTCCAAGGAACAGATCCGGAAGCTTCACCCAAACTGGCCAGAGAGCAAAGTTGAGAAGGAAGCAAAGGAAAGATTCGAGAGAGCTGGACAGACCTTTATGAATCTCACATTGGCCCTGGCTGAGGTTCGCCGGCCGGATGGGTTGTGGGGGTTTTACCTCTTCCCAGACTGCTACAACTACGGGTACAAGCAGCACCCGCAACGGTACACCGGCGAATGCCCCAATGTTGAGCACGTACGCAACGACCACCTGATGTGGCTTTGGAAGGAGAGCACGGCCCTCTACCCGTCCATCTACCTGGACTACGAGCTcaagtcctccaccaacactgtcaAGTTCGTCCACTATCGTGTCAAGGAAGCCATGAGGATCGCATCCATTGCCCGTCCAGACTCTACATTGCCAGTATTTGTCTACTCCCGACCTTTCTACGCCTACACCTTTGTAGTTCTTTCAGAG AGCGACCTGGTTCACACCATCGGGGAAAGTGCCGCTTTGGGAGTGTCAGGCGTGGTCCTCTGGGGATCATCGGAGTACGCTCGATCACAG aGAAACTGCCTGACAGTGAAAAAGTACATCGATGGTTCGCTGGGACACTACGTCATCAACGTCACCTCCGCCGCCAAGCTGTGCAGCAAAGCGCTTTGCAAGAAGAACGGCAGGTGCGTCCGCAAAAGCCTGGACTCGGGCGCTTACCTGCACCTGAACCCGCGCTTCTTCCACATCCGCCGCAACTCGGCGCCCAGGGGCCCTCGCTTCCACGTCAGCGGTCACCTCAACAACCACGACATCCTGGACATGAAGCACAAGTTCACCTGTCAGTGCTACCAGGGCTGGACAGGTGTTTACTGTGAGATGCCCCAGGATccacctcgtcctcctcctccaccacttcAGCCAGCCATCCCTCTGCCTCGCCCCAGGGAGAACAGCCTGCTGGGAGACATCCTGCTCCTCCTATCCCTCCATTTCTCCTGTCTGTGTATCATCATGTTCCTGGGACTCTGTCTGATTATCAAGTGTCTGATACTGTAG